The genomic region TCGGCGTCGCGATTGACAACCAGGCTATAGGGCGCGCCGGTCGTGCCGGTCACGACGGCGTAGTAGGTGCCAGCCGCCGGCGCGACGAAGTTATCGATCGCCGAATTGACGTTGCTTCCGCTGCCCGGCGAGATGCCGGTGGCCAGCGTATTGCCCTGAGAATCCTGGAGTGAGACGCTGACATTGGCGGCTTTTTGCGCGGTGACGGCGAGCGTCGTGGTCTGCCCGGCGGCGAGCGAGTAGGCGTAGTAATCGGTTACATTCGAGGCCAGGCCGACTCCAATTTCCAGGCTCTTGCCCGTGGCCACAAACGGGCTCGAGGAGGAGTTATACGAGACCAACAAACGATTGCTCCCTTGCGTGCCGGCATCCTTGATTCCGACTGTGGCGCTCGCCGCATCGGAATTTGCATCGCCGCTGGTCAGGTTCTTGTAGTTGAAGATCATCGTGCCGTTGGCGTTCAGGATCGCCTCGAGGGTCACCTGGCCGGTGTAATTGCCGGCGTAGAAGCTGGCGTTGTTCCACTGAACGATCAACCGTTGGCTGCTGCCTGAACCTTGGACCTGCCAATAAACGGCCGATTGCGGAATACTGTTGAAAAAAATCAGGTCGTCCCACAGTGGGGCGATGGCTGCCTGGCTCGGGACGGTGGTCAGGTCCGTGTTGAGATAGTTGCTGGTGCCGCCGCCGAAAGTGAGCAACCCATTGCTGCTCACGTAGATCGAACTGTAGGTGGTGTTATAGAGCTTGAACTGAAATCCATTGAGGTTTCTGAGATGCACGAAGGCGTCGTCCGTGCCCGCCAGGATCGCCGTGCCAGTGCCGCTGATGTCCACGAACTGGGGCGCGATCGAGATACCGCTGTACCCAAAACCGTCGGGACCGATCGAACCAGCGAGCGTTCCCAGGGCGGCGCCGCGCTGCGCCGTCCCATTCAATGCGACAAAGCTCGGATCGAGATTCTGGGCGGTTGCGAGCGAGTGGTTGCTTGCCCCGCCGACCGTCGCGGTCGAGAGCGCGGCGTTGAGATAAACCTGAATCGAATAGCTTCCCGTCGTGCCGCTCAATCCGTTGACGGTGAAGGTGTACGTGCTGGTCGCGCCGATGGCGACTGTTTGCAAGACGGCCGGTCCGCCCGCGGAAGCCGAGGTCGCCGACGTCGCGACGCCCGTTCCGCTCAGATTGAGCTGCGCCTGCAAGCCGCTGGACGGTGTGACGAGGATCGTCAGCGCCTGCCCGGCGGCAATCGGAAGCGTGTACGTATCCGTAGTGCCGGAAGCGATCGAGCCGGACGTGCTATTCTGATAAATAAGCGACCCGGCGGGGGTGACCGAAGCCAGCGGCGTGGGGAACGGGACGGGGCCCTTGTTCAAGAGCAGGCTGCCCGAATAAGCCGCTCCCGGATTCCCGAACGCGTCGGTCACGGCGCCGGCCGCCATGTTGATCGTCAAAGTTCCGGCGCTATTGATCCCACTCAAGCCATACGTGACGGTTTGCGAATCGACGAGCGTGAAGCCGCTGACCGATCCTTGGCTGAGCGACAGATTGCTCGCGCTGATGCTGGATGACGCGTAGGCCTCGTTGAAATGCAGCGTCAACGCCGGGAGCGGCAGCGTGAGGGTCGAACCATTGGCCGGCGTCGTCGAGGTGACGGCGATCCGCACGACGTCGTAGCGAAACGAAGCGCTGAAGGCCGCCACGGGGGAGCCGTCCGTTTGCCGGGTGATTGCGCCGGCGGCGATCGACATCGTTTGCAGTCCCTGCGTCGTGACGGGGCTGCTATTGTAATGAAATGTGATCGTCGTGGAGTTGGTCAGCGTGAACGAATCCGCGGCAATTCCGTTAACGGCCAGGTCGCTGGCCTGAACGCTGTTGGGATCGTAAGCGTTGGCAAGCGCGATGGTGAAATCGGTCGGCGCGGTGCTGACCGTCGAGCCGTTGGCGGGCGTGCTGGACGCGACGGCAAACGCGCCGACCAGGTCGCTCACGATCGACGGGGCGATGGGCGTGCCGCGGCCAGTGACCAGATCGTAGCCGGCGCCCGCGGCAAAACCGTTGTTGCCGAGGATGACGTCGTTGAAATCGGCAGCCGATATCGAATACAGCTTCGGCAGAGTTTGCGTTTTTCCGTCGAGCGCCGTCATGTTTGCCGAGACACGGGCCTGGTCGGCGATGGCAATCAGCGCCGCCCACGACGGCGAGGAGAAGCTGGTGCCGCCGACTTGAAGCCAGGGGGATGAAGTGCCGAAATCCCAGGAGTCGAAAAGCGGCACGCCGCTGTTCGGATCGGCGTCGAACGAGACGTCGGGAGCTGTGCGCATGGTGCTGCTGAATTGCGTCACGACGCCATTTTGATACGCCGGCTGCGATTCGACCGTGCTCACCCCGCCGCCGCTGCCGCTCCAGCCGCTTTCGCCGATTCCGCCGTCGCCCGATTGGGGAACGCGATTTCCGTTGGCGTCGACCGAAAGCGTTGTTCCGCCGACTGCCACGACATTTGGCGAGTACGCCGGGTAACCCGCCGGCGCGCCGTTGTCGCCCGTTGAGGCCAGAAAGGTCACTCCCGTGTGGCCGGAGGGCGTGGTGAAGATGCTGTCGTCGGCGGTCTCACTGGAGGTCTCACCGCCGCCGAAGCTCATCGAGACGACGGCCACGCCGGGCACGCTGCGGGCATAGTTGACCGCATGCAAAAACAAGTCCGAGTCGGATGTGCTATTGGCCTCGACCAGCAGGATATTGGCCCCCGGCGCCAGAGCATGCGACCATTCGACATCCAGGGCGGTTTCGATTTCCCAAGTGTTGTTTCCCGGACTCGAGGGATCGGGCGTTGGATAGTTCGTGCTGCCGTCCTGGGCGACTTTGCTGAAGCTGGGCGGATCGGGCAGATTGTATCCGTGGGCCGTCCAGTAGGCGTCAAAATTGTGCAGATCGCTGGCGATCGTCGGATCATCGTAGGCGTCGATGATCGCGATCGTTTGGCCGGCGCCGTCGCCGATCAGATCGAAGCCATAAGCGTGGCGAATCTGCGCGGGGGTGAGGCCGGTCGGGGCGGACGTGGAAAACGGCGTCGCGCTGCCGTCATGGCGATGGACGACGTAGGTCGGGTGCACGAGCGGCGCGCCGGGCGCGCTTAAGACGCGGCGCGATTCAAGCTGCTCAAAGGCGGAACGGCGTCGCCGCGGCGGCGCGGCCTTGCGCGGCCGGCGGCCGCGCAGGTTTTGCTTGAGCAAATCACACGGTGGATGGTGTCCAGGGTCGG from Pirellulales bacterium harbors:
- a CDS encoding dockerin type I domain-containing protein, encoding MLKQNLRGRRPRKAAPPRRRRSAFEQLESRRVLSAPGAPLVHPTYVVHRHDGSATPFSTSAPTGLTPAQIRHAYGFDLIGDGAGQTIAIIDAYDDPTIASDLHNFDAYWTAHGYNLPDPPSFSKVAQDGSTNYPTPDPSSPGNNTWEIETALDVEWSHALAPGANILLVEANSTSDSDLFLHAVNYARSVPGVAVVSMSFGGGETSSETADDSIFTTPSGHTGVTFLASTGDNGAPAGYPAYSPNVVAVGGTTLSVDANGNRVPQSGDGGIGESGWSGSGGGVSTVESQPAYQNGVVTQFSSTMRTAPDVSFDADPNSGVPLFDSWDFGTSSPWLQVGGTSFSSPSWAALIAIADQARVSANMTALDGKTQTLPKLYSISAADFNDVILGNNGFAAGAGYDLVTGRGTPIAPSIVSDLVGAFAVASSTPANGSTVSTAPTDFTIALANAYDPNSVQASDLAVNGIAADSFTLTNSTTITFHYNSSPVTTQGLQTMSIAAGAITRQTDGSPVAAFSASFRYDVVRIAVTSTTPANGSTLTLPLPALTLHFNEAYASSSISASNLSLSQGSVSGFTLVDSQTVTYGLSGINSAGTLTINMAAGAVTDAFGNPGAAYSGSLLLNKGPVPFPTPLASVTPAGSLIYQNSTSGSIASGTTDTYTLPIAAGQALTILVTPSSGLQAQLNLSGTGVATSATSASAGGPAVLQTVAIGATSTYTFTVNGLSGTTGSYSIQVYLNAALSTATVGGASNHSLATAQNLDPSFVALNGTAQRGAALGTLAGSIGPDGFGYSGISIAPQFVDISGTGTAILAGTDDAFVHLRNLNGFQFKLYNTTYSSIYVSSNGLLTFGGGTSNYLNTDLTTVPSQAAIAPLWDDLIFFNSIPQSAVYWQVQGSGSSQRLIVQWNNASFYAGNYTGQVTLEAILNANGTMIFNYKNLTSGDANSDAASATVGIKDAGTQGSNRLLVSYNSSSSPFVATGKSLEIGVGLASNVTDYYAYSLAAGQTTTLAVTAQKAANVSVSLQDSQGNTLATGISPGSGSNVNSAIDNFVAPAAGTYYAVVTGTTGAPYSLVVNRDADFDTEVNGSFATAQNISGTKGVLGDILAAPATPTENWYSVNLTAGNELLLQTFTPGSANNQFVNNLAPQIQLYSPSDALIASGQGTGNPSLSQVAATTGAYRIRVLGSNSTSGEYFLSTVIDVAPPDVLGVYVSGADWNSGFLNYLNASGLGTAQLGYRLLGGSNQLAPLPWSNITTLSVVFSQDVTINAAQSGLALAGSPDLPAAPALSAATFSYDSSTHTAQWTFASPLPLDKYLLSIPSAAVTNSVGTALDGEWTNETGASPGSQFPSGDGAAGGDFNFRFNLLPGDVDQNGAVTGADGNVVRGLLLQTTASTSYSPLADLNGDGTITGLDGAVVRANLLQSLPATDPTPPNQGAMAQGATQEPAVAGQAPANGNSPSFATASAPATTANGAGSASHGTVALSAAATSAASMVNTAATSHSLPLPLSLPSLLPDARSLTPALVAGNSESASGTPLTGGVQDQVQLPSHANSVAVLSPAGTFNATKSTRSAISPPTDDLQAQLHDLVIEEFARSHSSSLWDLFSP